One segment of Anopheles stephensi strain Indian chromosome 3, UCI_ANSTEP_V1.0, whole genome shotgun sequence DNA contains the following:
- the LOC118511744 gene encoding protein cup isoform X1, with translation MMKFANSDTTTMSLRHGEQYENCSELLIEPADMTSLEELDPAILSCGLPAIVLNEEDLASTTTATTQNPALPSSLLGSFNVAAATAANVIRYTVAHLLALRKSPFSHRRPAAIDDPRTAQYPIWSRNGFNHQDPRGRRAGGGNDEEQLGYGRKPNDRQRDNGFNPPRFRRNHEFSNRNHHVIVKSYNAGDPAGHNGAMRLQDTIIEEEPEWVVGGPTSRLDTIELRGFDEDVSRTVSESLKTSPPCGKQRGAFFDELLHYEHVHPKHHGGAKHDMSGSAGDGESVSTSNNGSPPPARSTPTKSGPDMNNNGGHGRKLSGLAAGCSSSGGGGVNVSNFEELMKFDSILGDSGDSSSSRFNKYYHRGTGGVGSGSSGGQQHHYQNHHAHQHHHVRFALDRNTHHYSNAPPQHHPNRQAGSGRLPMSALQHPPAGVESYIPGGSSGGLPTAGDAKSFQRLLEMLAAQNQRNYQQHQQHYLLQLLQNCQETETLRQMLLKKCSLENAVTTTNLTGGGQSQSQRIPTQAELQQHTQTIMQQALLRKKIAEQSRYLLEQQTNGQEPIPAVQQLIQSICPNVQRSLSVLAGNGSSQHAGPEGRNDPGAAAVGGAMFAGGNRAGQMRHSNRRY, from the exons ATGATGAAATTCGCTAATTCGGACACGACGACAATGTCGTTGCGGCATGGTGAACAATATGAAAATTGTTCGGAGCTGCTTATCGAACCAG CAGATATGACATCGCTCGAAGAATTGGATCCGGCTATCCTGAGCTGCGGTTTGCCGGCCATCGTACTCAACGAGGAGGATCTAGCATCGACAACGACCGCGACGACGCAAAACCCTGCCCTGCCGTCGTCCCTCCTGGGTTCCTTCAATGTTGCTGCCGCCACCGCAGCCAACGTGATCCGCTACACGGTCGCCCATTTGCTGGCCCTTAGAAAGAGCCCGTTCTCCCATCGACGCCCGGCCGCAATCGACGATCCGCGCACGGCACAGTATCCGATATGGAGCCGTAACGGTTTTAACCATCAGGACCCTCGGGGACGCCGGGCAGGCGGTGGTAACGACGAGGAGCAGCTCGGCTACGGTCGCAAACCGAACGATCGTCAACGCGACAATGGCTTCAATCCGCCAAG ATTTCGACGTAATCATGAGTTTAGCAACCGGAACCATCACGTGATCGTGAAAAGCTACAATGCGGGTGATCCTGCCGGGCACAACGGTGCGATGCGCCTGCAGGATACGATCATCGAGGAGGAACCGGAGTGGGTTGTCGGTGGTCCCACCTCCCGGCTGGATACGATCGAGCTGCGTGGCTTCGATGAGGATGTTAGCCGCACGGTATCGGAATCGCTGAAAACGTCGCCCCCTTGTGGAAAGCAGCGTGGCGCCTTCTTCGACGAGCTGCTCCACTACGAGCACGTTCATCCGAAGCATCATGGTGGGGCGAAACACGACATGTCGGGTAGTGCCGGCGATGGGGAGAGTGTGTCCACCTCGAACAACGGGTCTCCACCACCGGCCCGCAGCACTCCGACGAAGAGTGGTCCGGACATGAACAATAACGGTGGGCATGGACGGAAGCTGTCCGGGTTGGCTGCGGGATGTTCCTCttccggtggcggtggtgtcaATGTGTCAAACTTTGAGGAACTCATGAAGTTCGACTCGATCCTGGGAGATTCGGGCGATTCGTCGAGTTCCCGGTTCAACAAATACTACCACCGTGGAACCGGCGGTGTCGGTTCCGGATCGTCTGGTGGACAACAGCACCACTATCAGAATCATCACgcgcatcagcatcatcacgTCCGTTTTGCGCTCGATCGGAACACGCATCACTACAGCAATGCTCCGCCGCAGCACCATCCGAACCGGCAGGCCGGTTCCGGACGGCTGCCAATGTCGGCCCTCCAGCATCCTCCCGCCGGTGTCGAATCGTACATCCCGGGCGGATCATCCGGCGGCTTACCCACCGCCGGTGACGCAAAGTCcttccagcggctgctggaaATGTTGGCCGCCCAGAACCAACGCAActatcagcagcatcagcagcactaCCTGCTGCAGCTGCTACAAAACTGCCAGGAAACGGAAACGCTCCGTCAAATGTTGCTGAAGAAATGTTCGCTGGAAAATGcggtcaccaccaccaacctgaCGGGGGGCGGTCAGTCGCAAAGCCAGCGCATACCAACGCAGGCTGAACTGCAGCAGCACACGCAAACGATCATGCAGCAAGCGCTGCTGCGGAAGAAGATCGCCGAACAGAGCCGATATCTGCTGGAGCAACAGACCAACGGTCAGGAACCGATACCGGCCGTCCAGCAGCTGATACAATCGATCTGCCCGAACGTACAGCGCAGTCTGTCCGTGCTGGCCGGCAATGGATCATCGCAGCACGCCGGGCCGGAAGGTAGAAACGATCCcggagctgctgctgtaggTGGTGCCATGTTTGCTGGTGGCAATCGTGCAGGCCAAATGAGACATTCGAACAGACGTTACTAG
- the LOC118511744 gene encoding protein cup isoform X2 — MMKFANSDTTTMSLRHGEQYENCSELLIEPDMTSLEELDPAILSCGLPAIVLNEEDLASTTTATTQNPALPSSLLGSFNVAAATAANVIRYTVAHLLALRKSPFSHRRPAAIDDPRTAQYPIWSRNGFNHQDPRGRRAGGGNDEEQLGYGRKPNDRQRDNGFNPPRFRRNHEFSNRNHHVIVKSYNAGDPAGHNGAMRLQDTIIEEEPEWVVGGPTSRLDTIELRGFDEDVSRTVSESLKTSPPCGKQRGAFFDELLHYEHVHPKHHGGAKHDMSGSAGDGESVSTSNNGSPPPARSTPTKSGPDMNNNGGHGRKLSGLAAGCSSSGGGGVNVSNFEELMKFDSILGDSGDSSSSRFNKYYHRGTGGVGSGSSGGQQHHYQNHHAHQHHHVRFALDRNTHHYSNAPPQHHPNRQAGSGRLPMSALQHPPAGVESYIPGGSSGGLPTAGDAKSFQRLLEMLAAQNQRNYQQHQQHYLLQLLQNCQETETLRQMLLKKCSLENAVTTTNLTGGGQSQSQRIPTQAELQQHTQTIMQQALLRKKIAEQSRYLLEQQTNGQEPIPAVQQLIQSICPNVQRSLSVLAGNGSSQHAGPEGRNDPGAAAVGGAMFAGGNRAGQMRHSNRRY; from the exons ATGATGAAATTCGCTAATTCGGACACGACGACAATGTCGTTGCGGCATGGTGAACAATATGAAAATTGTTCGGAGCTGCTTATCGAACCAG ATATGACATCGCTCGAAGAATTGGATCCGGCTATCCTGAGCTGCGGTTTGCCGGCCATCGTACTCAACGAGGAGGATCTAGCATCGACAACGACCGCGACGACGCAAAACCCTGCCCTGCCGTCGTCCCTCCTGGGTTCCTTCAATGTTGCTGCCGCCACCGCAGCCAACGTGATCCGCTACACGGTCGCCCATTTGCTGGCCCTTAGAAAGAGCCCGTTCTCCCATCGACGCCCGGCCGCAATCGACGATCCGCGCACGGCACAGTATCCGATATGGAGCCGTAACGGTTTTAACCATCAGGACCCTCGGGGACGCCGGGCAGGCGGTGGTAACGACGAGGAGCAGCTCGGCTACGGTCGCAAACCGAACGATCGTCAACGCGACAATGGCTTCAATCCGCCAAG ATTTCGACGTAATCATGAGTTTAGCAACCGGAACCATCACGTGATCGTGAAAAGCTACAATGCGGGTGATCCTGCCGGGCACAACGGTGCGATGCGCCTGCAGGATACGATCATCGAGGAGGAACCGGAGTGGGTTGTCGGTGGTCCCACCTCCCGGCTGGATACGATCGAGCTGCGTGGCTTCGATGAGGATGTTAGCCGCACGGTATCGGAATCGCTGAAAACGTCGCCCCCTTGTGGAAAGCAGCGTGGCGCCTTCTTCGACGAGCTGCTCCACTACGAGCACGTTCATCCGAAGCATCATGGTGGGGCGAAACACGACATGTCGGGTAGTGCCGGCGATGGGGAGAGTGTGTCCACCTCGAACAACGGGTCTCCACCACCGGCCCGCAGCACTCCGACGAAGAGTGGTCCGGACATGAACAATAACGGTGGGCATGGACGGAAGCTGTCCGGGTTGGCTGCGGGATGTTCCTCttccggtggcggtggtgtcaATGTGTCAAACTTTGAGGAACTCATGAAGTTCGACTCGATCCTGGGAGATTCGGGCGATTCGTCGAGTTCCCGGTTCAACAAATACTACCACCGTGGAACCGGCGGTGTCGGTTCCGGATCGTCTGGTGGACAACAGCACCACTATCAGAATCATCACgcgcatcagcatcatcacgTCCGTTTTGCGCTCGATCGGAACACGCATCACTACAGCAATGCTCCGCCGCAGCACCATCCGAACCGGCAGGCCGGTTCCGGACGGCTGCCAATGTCGGCCCTCCAGCATCCTCCCGCCGGTGTCGAATCGTACATCCCGGGCGGATCATCCGGCGGCTTACCCACCGCCGGTGACGCAAAGTCcttccagcggctgctggaaATGTTGGCCGCCCAGAACCAACGCAActatcagcagcatcagcagcactaCCTGCTGCAGCTGCTACAAAACTGCCAGGAAACGGAAACGCTCCGTCAAATGTTGCTGAAGAAATGTTCGCTGGAAAATGcggtcaccaccaccaacctgaCGGGGGGCGGTCAGTCGCAAAGCCAGCGCATACCAACGCAGGCTGAACTGCAGCAGCACACGCAAACGATCATGCAGCAAGCGCTGCTGCGGAAGAAGATCGCCGAACAGAGCCGATATCTGCTGGAGCAACAGACCAACGGTCAGGAACCGATACCGGCCGTCCAGCAGCTGATACAATCGATCTGCCCGAACGTACAGCGCAGTCTGTCCGTGCTGGCCGGCAATGGATCATCGCAGCACGCCGGGCCGGAAGGTAGAAACGATCCcggagctgctgctgtaggTGGTGCCATGTTTGCTGGTGGCAATCGTGCAGGCCAAATGAGACATTCGAACAGACGTTACTAG